In a genomic window of Plectropomus leopardus isolate mb chromosome 6, YSFRI_Pleo_2.0, whole genome shotgun sequence:
- the LOC121944086 gene encoding nuclear receptor subfamily 6 group A member 1-A: MGHTPVKFQEDDPADQRTCLICGDRATGLHYGIISCEGCKGFFKRSICNKRVYRCSRDKNCEMSRKQRNRCQYCRLLKCLQMGMNRKAIREDGMPGGRNKSIGPVQITEEEIERIMSGQEFKEDAPEHTWGNNGDSDHSSPSNGASEGNQPSPASTLSSNRSVEMNGYTAALRDQYINTSMSTHYQLLPHLFSYAAQSGLLAPQPRSLYPQSHPLVLQLVAAEDLAPLATPMLIEDGYKVTQVELFALLCRLADELLFRQISWIKKLPFFCELSIEDYTCLLSSTWQELILLSCLTIYSAQIFGDLADVTAKYTPSDDELQGFSEDGMEVMERLIYLFRKFHQLKISNEEYACMKAINFLNQDIRGLSNISQLEQLNKRYWYVCQDYTEYKYPHQPKRFPEIMMCLPEIRCIAGKLVNVPLEQLPLLFKAVLHSCKSSLTSYRTGLSPCVTTSSGN, from the exons ATGGGTCATACcccggtgaaatttcaggaag ATGATCCAGCTGACCAGCGTACTTGCCTTATCTGTGGAGATCGCGCCACAGGCCTGCACTATGGCATCATCTCCTGTGAGGGCTGCAAGGGCTTCTTCAAGCGCAGCATCTGCAATAAGCGCGTGTACCGCTGCAGCCGCGACAAGAACTGTGAGATGTCGCGTAAGCAGCGCAACCGCTGCCAGTACTGCCGCCTGCTCAAGTGTCTGCAAATGGGGATGAACCGCAAAG CAATCAGGGAGGATGGCATGCCAGGAGGGAGGAACAAAAGCATCGGGCCTGTTCAG atCACAGAGGAGGAGATAGAGCGGATCATGTCGGGGCAGGAGTTCAAGGAGGACGCCCCAGAGCACACCTGGGGCAACAACGGCGACAGCGACCACAGCTCTCCAAGCAACGGAGCCTCGGAGGGCAACCAGCCGTCACCCGCCTCCACTCTGTCATCCAA CCGCTCTGTGGAGATGAACGGCTACACAGCAGCTCTCAGGGACCAGTATATCAACACCTCCATGTCCACACACTACCAGCTCCTGCCTCACCTGTTCAGCTACGCTGCCCAGTCCGGCCTGCTGGCACCCCAGCCGCGCAGCCTCTACCCACAGTCCCACCCACTGGTGCTGCAGCTGGTGGCAGCTGAGGACCTGGCCCCCCTGGCAACACCAATGCTCATAGAAGACGG GTACAAAGTGACTCAGGTGGAGCTGTTTGCCCTGCTGTGTCGTCTGGCAGACGAGCTGCTCTTTCGCCAGATCTCCTGGATCAAGAAGCTACCGTTCTTCTGCGAGCTCTCCATAGAGGACTACACCTGCCTGCTCAGCTCCACCTGGCAGGAGCTCATATTGCTCTCCTGTCTCACCATCTACAGCGCCCAGATCTTCGGAGACCTGGCTGACGTCACCGCTAAGTACACGCCGTCTGACGATGAGCTGCAAGG CTTCAGCGAGGATGGCATGGAGGTGATGGAGAGGTTGATATATCTGTTTCGCAAGTTCCATCAGTTGAAGATCAGTAATGAGGAGTACGCCTGTATGAAAGCCATCAACTTCCTCAACCAAG ATATCAGAGGACTGTCCAACATCTCCCAGCTCGAGCAGCTCAACAAGCGCTACTGGTATGTGTGTCAGGACTACACTGAGTATAAGTACCCGCACCAGCCCAAACGCTTCCCTGAGATCATGATGTGTCTCCCGGAGATCCGTTGCATTGCAG GGAAGCTGGTGAATGTCCCTCTGGAGCAGCTCCCCCTCTTGTTCAAAGCAGTCTTGCACTCCTGCAAATCCAGCCTGACCAGCTACAGGACCGGCCTGTCGCCCTGCGTGACCACCTCCTCCGGAAACTAG